One Nitrospira sp. DNA window includes the following coding sequences:
- a CDS encoding DNA-3-methyladenine glycosylase: MEIPRTVLSKAYFSRPTVQVARSLIGKYLVRVIDGHEIAGRIIEVEAYVGGEDQACHASKGKTARTEVMFGPSGIAYVYLIYGMYHCLNVVTEREERPAAVLIRAIEVGGQLIDGPGRLCRALQIDRSLNRHDLTIQELLWFEERGERIPRRLVNAFPRIGVDYAGEWAKKPWRFRLDLPRPISTRGRRGTPP, translated from the coding sequence ATGGAGATCCCTCGAACAGTTCTCTCGAAAGCCTACTTCTCCAGGCCTACGGTGCAGGTTGCCCGATCCTTGATTGGCAAGTATCTGGTGCGTGTCATCGACGGCCACGAGATTGCCGGACGGATTATCGAAGTCGAAGCCTATGTGGGTGGCGAGGATCAGGCCTGTCATGCCTCGAAAGGGAAAACGGCTAGAACGGAGGTGATGTTCGGTCCGAGCGGGATCGCCTACGTGTATCTCATCTATGGCATGTATCACTGTTTGAATGTGGTGACGGAGCGGGAGGAGCGTCCTGCGGCGGTGTTGATTCGCGCGATTGAAGTCGGCGGACAGCTGATTGATGGCCCAGGCCGGCTTTGCCGGGCGCTGCAGATCGATCGCAGCTTGAACCGGCATGACCTGACGATTCAAGAGTTACTCTGGTTTGAGGAGCGAGGGGAGCGCATCCCCCGGCGGTTGGTCAATGCCTTCCCGCGCATCGGCGTGGATTATGCCGGTGAGTGGGCGAAGAAGCCCTGGCGGTTTCGGCTCGATTTGCCTCGTCCGATCAGCACGCGTGGCAGGAGAGGGACGCCGCCCTGA
- a CDS encoding TonB-dependent receptor plug domain-containing protein, with the protein MIPRTLVLLCCVSALTPWEALAHDPDAPEIEVPEVSVVGERPVAASSQQFIPDKEYLLQPQGRPAQVLRLIPGFLSVEHSGGAGKADQYFLRGFDADHGTDVAFFADGMPINLRSHGHGQGYTDLNFIIPETLEGLEVNKGAYLPEYGDFATAGAVNFRTRDVVKEGVVQSAGGQFGTQRHLLMFSPTKEKIRTLIAAEGYYTNGPFQNDNRYVRSNLFGKMTTSLSGRDELSLTGTFQQSQWNASGEIPLRAVNEGSLDRFGAIDPSEGGKTLRSTARLNYHYDTTSGGQFFANAYAQYYRLDLYTNFTFFQTDPVNGDGMIQSDRRVMYGGDLGYKQRGEVFGLPSIGTIGLQSRVDDIHARLGTQTKRAVTGTTTDSDILEASYAPFVKAEVQPADWLRLAGGLRGETFTFDVRNRCATCAEQPAGRKSSGVVLPKMNVIVGPWAGTEFFANYGEGYHSNDARSAVAPGSSPLARARSYEAGVRSKPFGADGVELIATLWRLDLKSELVFVGDEGTTEIRGATRREGVELAARGQVWGPLSFNGSVTWTKAEFRNGNAIPLAPEMTAYGALLLKWPEGVTSQLQATYLGVRPLTEDRRITSPAWIEVDLSERYQLPMTLPHGRMEAFLFIQNLFNTKWEQATFAFASRLRSEAAAVTDIHFVPGNPRMVLGGLSWYF; encoded by the coding sequence GTGATACCTCGTACGCTTGTCCTGCTCTGTTGTGTATCGGCGCTGACTCCCTGGGAGGCCCTTGCCCATGATCCGGACGCTCCGGAGATCGAGGTGCCCGAAGTCTCGGTGGTGGGCGAACGGCCCGTGGCGGCCTCCTCTCAGCAATTCATTCCCGACAAGGAATATCTCCTCCAGCCGCAGGGCCGGCCGGCTCAAGTGTTGCGATTGATTCCCGGCTTTCTGTCCGTGGAACACTCCGGCGGAGCCGGGAAAGCCGATCAATACTTTCTGCGCGGTTTCGATGCCGACCATGGCACCGACGTCGCCTTCTTTGCCGACGGCATGCCGATCAATCTGCGGTCACATGGCCATGGGCAGGGCTATACCGATCTCAACTTCATTATTCCGGAAACTCTCGAAGGCCTGGAGGTCAACAAGGGGGCCTATCTGCCGGAGTATGGCGACTTTGCGACGGCCGGGGCCGTCAACTTTCGCACGCGCGATGTGGTGAAGGAAGGCGTCGTGCAGTCAGCCGGCGGGCAGTTCGGCACGCAGCGGCATCTGCTGATGTTCTCGCCGACGAAGGAGAAGATCCGCACGCTCATTGCGGCCGAGGGCTACTACACCAACGGCCCCTTTCAGAACGACAACCGCTATGTCAGGAGCAATCTCTTCGGGAAAATGACGACGTCTCTCTCCGGCCGCGATGAGCTCAGTCTCACAGGGACCTTTCAGCAGTCGCAATGGAATGCGTCCGGCGAGATCCCGCTGCGGGCCGTGAATGAGGGCTCGCTCGATCGCTTCGGCGCGATCGACCCGTCTGAGGGCGGCAAGACCCTGCGCAGTACGGCACGCCTGAACTATCATTACGACACCACCTCGGGGGGGCAGTTCTTTGCCAATGCCTACGCCCAGTACTATCGACTCGATCTCTATACGAACTTCACCTTCTTCCAAACCGATCCGGTGAATGGGGACGGCATGATCCAGTCAGACCGGCGTGTCATGTACGGTGGCGATCTCGGCTACAAACAGAGAGGCGAGGTGTTCGGGCTGCCCAGTATTGGGACCATTGGCCTTCAGAGCCGGGTGGACGACATCCATGCCCGATTGGGCACTCAGACGAAGCGGGCCGTGACGGGCACCACCACGGACAGCGATATTCTGGAAGCATCCTATGCGCCGTTCGTCAAAGCCGAGGTTCAGCCGGCGGATTGGCTGCGGCTGGCCGGGGGGCTGCGCGGTGAAACCTTTACGTTCGATGTCCGGAACCGCTGTGCCACCTGTGCGGAGCAACCGGCTGGCCGGAAGAGTTCCGGCGTGGTCCTGCCCAAAATGAATGTCATCGTGGGACCCTGGGCCGGCACGGAGTTCTTTGCGAACTACGGGGAGGGGTATCACAGCAACGATGCGCGGTCGGCGGTGGCGCCAGGCTCCTCGCCGCTTGCGCGAGCCAGGAGCTATGAAGCCGGCGTCCGGTCGAAACCCTTCGGCGCCGATGGCGTGGAACTGATCGCGACGCTCTGGCGGCTCGACTTGAAGTCGGAGCTGGTGTTCGTCGGCGACGAAGGCACCACGGAGATTCGCGGAGCCACCAGACGAGAAGGGGTGGAACTCGCCGCCCGCGGACAGGTGTGGGGGCCGCTGTCCTTCAACGGCAGTGTCACCTGGACCAAGGCGGAATTCCGCAATGGGAATGCCATTCCCTTGGCTCCTGAAATGACGGCGTACGGAGCCCTCCTCTTGAAATGGCCGGAGGGCGTGACCTCCCAACTGCAAGCCACCTATCTCGGGGTGCGGCCGTTGACCGAAGATCGCCGCATCACGTCTCCGGCATGGATCGAGGTAGACCTGTCGGAGCGCTATCAGTTGCCGATGACGCTGCCTCATGGCCGGATGGAGGCGTTTCTGTTTATCCAGAATCTGTTCAATACCAAGTGGGAACAGGCGACCTTCGCATTCGCCTCCCGGCTGCGTAGCGAAGCGGCGGCCGTCACCGACATCCATTTTGTGCCGGGGAATCCGCGGATGGTCTTGGGCGGCCTGTCCTGGTACTTTTAA
- a CDS encoding phage holin family protein, protein MPTVHISRFAQASPFHGGLQAFFARTLITGIAVFLAVTIVPGIDAETLAAGVAAVLVLTILNLILRPILLVLTLPLIVLSLGLFLVVLNALLLELTSYLVKGFTVSGFWPAVGGALVISLVSSLLSRWKGDPPPVEPYFAEHRKPKIINPE, encoded by the coding sequence ATGCCGACCGTCCACATCTCTCGATTCGCGCAAGCGTCGCCCTTCCATGGCGGGCTTCAGGCCTTTTTCGCGCGCACGCTGATCACGGGCATTGCCGTCTTTCTCGCCGTGACCATCGTCCCCGGCATCGACGCGGAGACTCTGGCAGCCGGCGTGGCCGCCGTGCTGGTCTTGACGATTCTGAACCTGATTCTGCGGCCGATCTTGCTGGTGCTGACGCTGCCCTTGATCGTGCTTTCGCTGGGATTGTTTCTGGTCGTCTTGAATGCGCTCTTGCTTGAATTGACATCCTATCTCGTGAAGGGATTCACCGTATCCGGGTTCTGGCCCGCCGTCGGCGGCGCGCTGGTCATCAGCCTCGTCAGCAGCCTGCTGAGCCGGTGGAAGGGCGACCCGCCGCCCGTCGAACCCTACTTTGCGGAGCACCGCAAGCCAAAAATTATCAATCCGGAATGA
- a CDS encoding c-type cytochrome: MRKKLITILVVGIVGTLALLGWFGYQSFTTGFSAKAEPHALEVLMARQVRYLAIPLEHRNKTNPVAVTPEILQDGLAHFADHCATCHANDGSGQTPIGKNVYPKAPDLRERATQNMSDGELFWVIHNGIRFTAMPAWGEGDPEQDMDSWKLVHFIRHLPQLTPQELERMKSLNPKTQHELDEQAALEKFLQGDDSAANAGTGHHH; the protein is encoded by the coding sequence ATGCGGAAGAAGCTCATCACGATTCTCGTCGTCGGCATCGTTGGAACCCTGGCGTTGCTGGGCTGGTTCGGCTATCAGTCCTTTACGACCGGGTTCAGCGCCAAGGCCGAGCCGCATGCGCTTGAAGTGTTGATGGCCCGACAGGTCCGCTACCTCGCGATTCCGTTGGAGCACCGCAACAAAACCAACCCGGTCGCGGTGACCCCGGAAATCCTGCAGGATGGGCTGGCGCACTTTGCCGACCATTGCGCCACCTGCCACGCGAATGACGGCAGCGGACAGACGCCGATCGGCAAGAACGTGTACCCGAAGGCCCCGGACCTGCGCGAACGGGCCACCCAGAATATGTCGGACGGCGAACTCTTCTGGGTCATCCATAACGGCATCCGCTTCACCGCCATGCCGGCCTGGGGCGAGGGCGATCCGGAGCAAGATATGGATAGCTGGAAATTGGTGCATTTCATCCGCCACCTTCCCCAGCTCACGCCTCAGGAGTTGGAACGGATGAAATCGTTGAACCCGAAAACCCAGCACGAGCTGGACGAACAAGCAGCCCTTGAGAAGTTCCTGCAAGGCGACGATTCCGCCGCAAACGCCGGAACCGGGCATCACCATTAA
- the nikR gene encoding nickel-responsive transcriptional regulator NikR, with amino-acid sequence MKKLVRFGVSLDHHLLDAFDQHIERRKYASRSEALRDLIRDNLVEQEWGENKETVGTITFVYDHHVRDLTSKLTDIQHDYHGKILSGMHVHLDHDHCLEVLVVRGKGAEIRKVADALISVKGVKHGKLTMTTTGKGLS; translated from the coding sequence ATGAAAAAACTGGTTCGCTTCGGCGTGTCCCTCGATCATCATCTGTTGGACGCATTCGATCAACATATCGAGCGGCGGAAGTACGCCAGCCGTTCAGAGGCCCTGCGCGATTTGATCCGCGATAATTTGGTCGAGCAGGAATGGGGCGAGAACAAAGAGACGGTCGGGACCATTACCTTCGTCTACGACCATCATGTTCGAGATCTGACGAGCAAGCTGACCGATATTCAGCACGACTATCACGGGAAGATTCTGTCGGGGATGCATGTGCATCTCGATCACGATCATTGCCTGGAGGTGCTGGTGGTCAGGGGGAAAGGCGCTGAGATTCGCAAGGTTGCCGACGCCTTGATCAGTGTGAAGGGCGTGAAGCACGGCAAGCTCACGATGACGACGACCGGCAAAGGGCTGAGCTGA
- a CDS encoding DUF5666 domain-containing protein, with amino-acid sequence MMIRTILLSLALILTSSAAWAHGSGQHVFGTVTAIDSTHIEVKTPKGAMMTVKVTKQTRFKEKGNPGSREQPVIGDRVVIEATKDAKTLTATEVNYSSAKKAAGAAAPAPAPAAP; translated from the coding sequence ATGATGATTCGAACGATTCTCCTCAGCCTCGCACTCATCCTGACCTCGTCCGCTGCCTGGGCGCATGGGTCGGGACAGCATGTGTTTGGCACCGTCACCGCCATCGATAGCACCCATATCGAAGTCAAAACACCGAAAGGTGCCATGATGACGGTGAAGGTGACGAAACAGACCCGGTTCAAAGAGAAAGGCAACCCGGGGTCACGGGAGCAGCCGGTCATCGGCGACCGCGTCGTCATTGAAGCCACGAAAGACGCCAAGACGCTGACGGCGACGGAAGTGAACTACTCCTCGGCCAAGAAAGCGGCTGGCGCCGCCGCCCCGGCGCCGGCGCCAGCCGCGCCATAG
- a CDS encoding Do family serine endopeptidase, with translation MIRQSFFWGLGLVLSLGLSAGEGEAASHLYPVSNGADLQSQVKATAIKVIPAVVSIASTVMVRDQAFSDETLPFGLFKEPPARRQYGQGSGVIVSSDGYIITNNHVVADAVDVEVILADRRQYKGKVVATDPKTDVAVVKINATNLPVATWGDSSTLAVGEFVLAIGNPLGLSRTVTFGIVSAVGRADVGVADFEDFIQTDAPINPGNSGGALVNVNGELVGINTAIASPTGGSVGVGFAIPSNMARAAMQSLIKTGRVVRGFLGASTQDVSPLLAKIFRLPDVKGAIVTDLQAKGSAERAGLKRSDVVVRFDGRDVMDSGHLRNLVAQSAIGTKHRLDIIRDGKSYQAELVVQEAPRERPKKAQGASSTASTAHPLSGVVFDDVTPPLARQMDLSVNTGVVVTDIEEGSLAESSGLQPGDVVLELNRQPVHNFATFQRLADPLKPTDLALLLVNRQGNAMYIPIQGD, from the coding sequence ATGATACGACAATCGTTCTTTTGGGGTCTCGGTCTCGTCCTCTCGCTGGGGCTGTCTGCCGGAGAGGGGGAGGCGGCGTCCCATCTCTATCCGGTCTCAAACGGGGCCGATCTCCAGAGCCAGGTCAAAGCGACGGCGATCAAGGTGATTCCGGCCGTCGTGAGCATTGCCTCGACCGTGATGGTCCGCGATCAGGCCTTCAGCGACGAGACCTTGCCCTTCGGGCTGTTCAAAGAGCCGCCGGCGCGCCGCCAGTACGGGCAAGGTTCCGGTGTGATCGTGTCGTCTGACGGCTACATCATCACGAACAATCACGTGGTGGCTGATGCGGTGGATGTGGAAGTGATTTTGGCCGATCGGCGGCAGTACAAGGGTAAGGTTGTGGCGACCGATCCGAAGACCGATGTCGCGGTGGTCAAAATCAACGCGACCAATTTGCCGGTGGCGACCTGGGGAGATTCCAGCACGCTTGCCGTCGGCGAATTTGTCCTCGCGATCGGGAATCCGCTCGGCCTGAGCCGGACGGTCACGTTCGGCATTGTCAGTGCCGTCGGACGGGCCGATGTCGGCGTGGCGGATTTCGAGGATTTCATCCAGACCGATGCCCCCATCAATCCCGGCAATTCCGGCGGAGCCCTGGTCAATGTCAACGGCGAACTGGTCGGCATCAACACGGCCATCGCCAGTCCGACCGGCGGGAGTGTCGGTGTCGGGTTTGCCATTCCGAGCAACATGGCGCGGGCGGCGATGCAGAGTTTGATCAAGACCGGACGGGTGGTGCGGGGATTCCTTGGCGCCTCGACTCAGGATGTCAGCCCGTTGCTGGCGAAGATTTTCCGGCTCCCTGATGTGAAGGGGGCGATTGTCACCGATTTGCAGGCGAAGGGGTCCGCGGAACGGGCCGGCCTCAAGCGGAGCGATGTGGTGGTGCGCTTCGACGGTCGCGATGTGATGGACAGCGGGCATCTGCGCAATCTGGTTGCGCAGTCGGCGATCGGCACGAAACACCGCCTGGACATTATCCGCGACGGAAAATCCTATCAGGCGGAGCTGGTGGTTCAGGAAGCTCCCAGGGAACGGCCTAAAAAAGCACAGGGTGCCTCGTCCACGGCGTCGACGGCGCACCCGCTGTCGGGCGTGGTCTTTGACGATGTGACGCCACCGCTTGCCCGGCAGATGGACTTATCCGTGAACACCGGGGTGGTGGTGACCGATATCGAAGAAGGCAGCCTGGCCGAGTCTTCAGGGCTTCAGCCCGGCGATGTGGTGCTCGAACTCAACCGGCAGCCCGTCCACAACTTTGCCACTTTTCAGCGGCTTGCCGATCCGCTCAAGCCGACCGACCTTGCCCTCCTGCTCGTCAATCGCCAGGGCAACGCCATGTATATTCCCATCCAGGGCGATTAG
- a CDS encoding ATP-binding protein, whose protein sequence is MMTTPATSTKPTAETHLQRTLNTALNELGMEAALAAIFHQEQGPLVAHAARGFTPRDVQSILRTLSAHASIPQPAAQDSENGRTIRLRLITPGSKSLLGMPLRYRQRTYGFVVIGRKEGAAFAKKEKSLLEQAGDGITKALEQEGLFDMNVVLSRPYVAREPLPATPAVAEMFAAPASQLTPELQDKIVAVLGEANQYVAFDRAWASSYDPLAGSVEVLGLAGDQKGEQKDGKKDLRAGLRLTLDSSASGWAVRHRKPRVDHDLASTQGRFLDHKHLYKDRFLSSLVVPFFVRGQVGGTLTLGSKESSRYQVTDARTLEPIILKLADLLQAPPVAAPAPAQAPGTEGGDETASVAAPTTLEPAIRKQERQAAIGEFSAFLATEIREPLASIRSQLEEVTGEGILDFDPQTRVENAMRDLMRVEAILNEILDFAKPLELNRRLCRIPEVLESALVVVGTDLEVTRIQVTKDYATQIAPVRGDEAKLQQVFLSIFKNAGEAMTPGGHLHIQVTQHRAGRGIEVQTLIKNDGAPIPADIVDKVFEPFFTTKRSGTGLGLATVKKIIEEHGGSIAIGSAPGEGTTVTIRLPGVSRGPAFRHRGRGRRPTRRPAS, encoded by the coding sequence ATGATGACTACACCAGCGACATCCACGAAACCGACAGCCGAAACGCATTTGCAGCGGACGCTGAACACCGCCCTGAACGAGTTGGGGATGGAGGCGGCCTTGGCCGCCATCTTCCATCAAGAACAAGGGCCGCTCGTCGCCCATGCCGCCCGCGGATTCACGCCGCGCGATGTGCAATCGATTCTCCGAACCCTGTCGGCCCACGCCTCGATCCCGCAACCGGCGGCCCAGGACTCCGAGAACGGGCGGACGATTCGCCTTAGGCTGATCACGCCCGGATCGAAATCGCTCTTGGGCATGCCGCTCCGCTATCGCCAGCGAACGTATGGCTTTGTGGTGATCGGACGAAAAGAAGGCGCCGCCTTCGCCAAGAAAGAGAAATCCCTGCTGGAACAGGCGGGCGATGGCATCACGAAGGCCCTGGAGCAAGAGGGGCTCTTCGATATGAACGTCGTGCTCAGCCGCCCCTATGTGGCGCGCGAGCCATTGCCGGCGACTCCGGCCGTTGCAGAAATGTTCGCCGCCCCGGCCTCGCAGCTGACCCCGGAATTGCAAGACAAGATCGTCGCTGTCCTGGGAGAAGCGAACCAATATGTGGCCTTCGATCGCGCCTGGGCCTCCTCCTATGATCCGCTGGCGGGCAGTGTGGAAGTGCTCGGCTTGGCCGGCGATCAAAAGGGCGAGCAGAAAGACGGCAAGAAAGATTTGCGGGCGGGCTTGCGCCTGACGCTCGACAGCTCGGCCTCCGGCTGGGCCGTCCGGCACCGCAAACCGCGCGTGGATCACGACCTGGCCTCGACGCAGGGCCGGTTCCTCGACCACAAACATCTCTACAAAGACCGGTTTCTGTCGTCACTCGTCGTCCCCTTCTTTGTGCGCGGACAGGTGGGCGGCACACTGACGCTGGGCTCGAAAGAATCCTCGCGCTATCAAGTGACGGATGCCCGCACCCTGGAGCCGATTATCCTTAAATTGGCCGATCTCCTTCAGGCCCCGCCCGTTGCCGCCCCGGCACCGGCGCAGGCGCCCGGAACCGAGGGTGGCGATGAGACCGCCTCCGTTGCCGCTCCGACAACCTTGGAACCGGCCATCCGAAAACAAGAACGTCAAGCCGCGATCGGGGAATTCAGCGCGTTCCTGGCCACGGAAATCCGTGAGCCGCTCGCGTCGATTCGCTCTCAATTGGAAGAAGTGACCGGCGAAGGCATCTTGGATTTCGACCCGCAGACCCGCGTCGAGAACGCCATGCGCGATCTGATGCGCGTGGAAGCCATCCTGAACGAGATCCTCGACTTCGCCAAACCGCTCGAACTGAACCGCCGCCTCTGCCGCATTCCTGAAGTCCTGGAAAGCGCGCTGGTCGTCGTAGGGACCGATCTGGAGGTCACACGCATTCAGGTCACCAAAGATTATGCGACCCAGATTGCCCCGGTGCGCGGCGATGAAGCCAAGCTCCAGCAGGTGTTCCTCAGCATCTTCAAGAATGCGGGGGAAGCCATGACGCCGGGCGGCCATTTGCACATTCAAGTCACTCAGCATCGCGCCGGCCGGGGCATTGAAGTTCAGACGCTGATCAAAAACGACGGTGCGCCGATCCCTGCCGACATTGTCGACAAGGTATTCGAACCCTTCTTTACGACGAAGCGGTCCGGAACCGGATTGGGCTTGGCAACCGTGAAAAAGATCATTGAAGAGCATGGCGGGTCGATTGCCATCGGCAGCGCCCCCGGCGAAGGCACGACCGTCACGATTCGCCTTCCCGGTGTCAGCCGTGGACCGGCCTTCCGCCATCGCGGGCGTGGCCGCCGGCCGACTCGCCGGCCGGCCAGTTAG
- a CDS encoding heavy metal translocating P-type ATPase: protein MAIDPICGMTVEPAFAAGRFDYKGQTYYFCATSCLERFRADPEKALAKKSPDPPLFPSTRKPLPMMMPAAPAAGSARDPVCGMMVSPATAAGSHQHAGKTYYFCATNCLTKFTSDPEHYLLPPEQRPARLVPVPAGGTVEYICPMDPEILETKPGACRICGMALEPKVVTMEEGPNPELEDMSRRFWLCLGPAVLVMILAMSDMIPGQPLQAQMGSALLNWAQWLLATPVVLWGGFPFFQRGWASLINRAPNMFTLIAIGTGAAYGYSTIGTIAPGWLPASFHHHGGGVAVYFEAAAMITVLVLLGQVLELRARSQTSSAIKGLLRLAPSTARVVRGDTEVDVPLDQVLVGDRLRVRPGERIPVDGVVREGSTAVDESMVTGESLPVEKMAGASVTGGTLNGMGTIVMQAQRVGRETLLARIVQMVSEAQRSRAPIQRVADVAAGYFVPFVVTAAILTAAVWAWWGPEPKLAYALVNAVAVLIIACPCALGLATPMSIMVGTGRGATAGVLVRKAEALEVLGRVDTVVFDKTGTLTEGKPALVSFRVLPPFNEQTVLRLAASLEQGSEHPLAEAIVSGARARGVTLAPVQEFRAATGKGVTGRIDGQAVAIGTLSFMHDIVKGADRAVETLDHDAQALRERGQTVMFVAVDGTAAGLVGVADPIKASTPDAICRLKAEGLRLVMVTGDHQRTAEAVAGQLGIDEVRAGVLPEHKGQIVQALKTSGRVVAMAGDGVNDAPALALADVGIAMGTGADVAVESAGMTLLKGDLQALVRARRLSVATMRNIRQNLFFAFAYNLLGVPIAAGVLYPLTGLLLSPMIASAAMTFSSVSVISNALRLRHIEL, encoded by the coding sequence ATGGCGATCGATCCAATCTGCGGGATGACGGTCGAGCCGGCCTTTGCGGCCGGCCGGTTCGACTACAAGGGCCAGACGTACTACTTCTGCGCCACATCCTGCTTGGAGCGATTCCGCGCTGATCCCGAGAAGGCCCTTGCGAAGAAGTCTCCCGATCCTCCGCTCTTTCCCTCGACCCGCAAACCACTGCCCATGATGATGCCGGCGGCGCCCGCCGCCGGCAGTGCGCGCGATCCGGTCTGCGGCATGATGGTGTCCCCGGCGACGGCGGCGGGCTCGCATCAGCATGCGGGAAAGACCTACTACTTCTGCGCGACCAACTGTCTGACTAAATTTACAAGCGATCCCGAGCATTACCTGTTGCCGCCTGAGCAGCGGCCTGCCCGTCTGGTTCCCGTTCCCGCCGGAGGGACGGTCGAATACATCTGCCCGATGGATCCCGAGATCCTTGAAACCAAGCCGGGCGCCTGTCGGATTTGCGGGATGGCCTTGGAGCCGAAGGTCGTGACCATGGAGGAGGGGCCGAATCCGGAACTCGAGGACATGAGCCGGCGTTTTTGGCTCTGCCTGGGCCCGGCCGTGCTGGTGATGATTCTGGCCATGTCCGACATGATTCCGGGACAGCCGTTGCAGGCACAGATGGGGAGTGCGCTGTTGAATTGGGCGCAGTGGCTCTTGGCCACGCCGGTGGTCCTCTGGGGCGGGTTTCCGTTCTTTCAACGCGGCTGGGCCTCGCTCATCAATCGCGCGCCCAACATGTTCACGCTGATTGCCATCGGGACGGGGGCCGCCTACGGCTACAGCACCATTGGCACGATTGCGCCCGGCTGGCTGCCGGCGTCTTTTCACCATCACGGCGGCGGGGTGGCCGTCTACTTTGAAGCCGCGGCGATGATCACGGTATTGGTGTTGCTTGGCCAGGTCTTGGAGCTTCGGGCACGGAGCCAGACCTCTTCCGCGATCAAGGGACTTTTGCGGCTGGCTCCATCGACGGCGCGGGTGGTGCGGGGCGACACAGAAGTGGATGTGCCCCTCGACCAGGTGCTGGTGGGAGACCGGCTCCGGGTGCGGCCGGGCGAGCGTATTCCTGTCGATGGGGTCGTGCGGGAGGGTTCGACGGCCGTCGATGAATCGATGGTAACGGGAGAGTCCTTGCCGGTGGAAAAGATGGCCGGCGCATCGGTCACCGGAGGCACGCTGAACGGCATGGGCACCATCGTGATGCAGGCGCAGCGGGTGGGGCGCGAGACCTTGCTTGCGCGCATCGTGCAAATGGTCAGCGAGGCGCAACGCAGCCGGGCGCCGATCCAGCGTGTGGCCGATGTGGCGGCAGGATATTTCGTGCCGTTCGTCGTGACAGCGGCGATTCTGACGGCTGCCGTGTGGGCGTGGTGGGGCCCTGAACCGAAACTGGCCTATGCCCTGGTCAATGCCGTGGCGGTGTTGATCATTGCCTGTCCCTGCGCGCTGGGCCTGGCGACGCCGATGTCTATTATGGTCGGGACCGGCCGCGGCGCGACGGCGGGCGTGCTGGTGCGGAAGGCCGAGGCGCTGGAAGTGCTGGGCCGGGTCGATACGGTGGTCTTCGACAAGACCGGGACGTTGACCGAAGGCAAGCCGGCGTTGGTGTCCTTCCGGGTGCTGCCGCCCTTCAACGAGCAGACCGTGCTTCGGCTGGCCGCGAGTCTGGAGCAAGGCAGCGAACATCCGCTGGCCGAGGCGATTGTGTCCGGCGCGCGGGCGCGAGGCGTGACGCTGGCGCCGGTGCAGGAATTTCGTGCGGCGACGGGCAAGGGCGTGACCGGGCGGATTGACGGGCAGGCGGTGGCGATTGGAACGCTGTCGTTTATGCATGACATCGTGAAAGGGGCGGATCGCGCCGTAGAAACGCTGGATCACGATGCGCAGGCCTTGCGGGAGCGCGGGCAGACGGTCATGTTTGTGGCAGTGGATGGGACCGCGGCGGGCTTGGTCGGCGTGGCCGATCCCATCAAGGCATCGACTCCTGATGCGATTTGCCGCTTGAAGGCAGAGGGCCTCAGGCTGGTCATGGTGACAGGCGACCATCAACGGACGGCTGAAGCGGTGGCCGGACAGCTGGGGATCGATGAGGTGCGGGCCGGGGTGTTGCCGGAGCACAAGGGGCAGATCGTCCAGGCGCTGAAAACGAGCGGCCGGGTGGTGGCGATGGCGGGCGACGGGGTCAACGATGCGCCGGCTCTGGCGCTGGCCGATGTCGGGATTGCGATGGGCACCGGGGCCGATGTCGCCGTCGAGAGCGCGGGAATGACCTTGCTGAAAGGGGATCTGCAGGCCCTGGTGCGCGCGCGGCGGTTGAGCGTGGCCACCATGCGGAATATCCGGCAAAACCTGTTTTTTGCGTTTGCCTATAATCTGCTGGGGGTGCCGATTGCCGCTGGAGTGCTCTATCCCTTGACAGGATTGTTGCTGAGCCCGATGATCGCCAGCGCGGCCATGACCTTCAGTTCGGTCTCCGTCATTTCCAACGCGCTCCGGCTGCGGCATATCGAATTATAA